A section of the Euwallacea fornicatus isolate EFF26 chromosome 12, ASM4011564v1, whole genome shotgun sequence genome encodes:
- the LOC136342379 gene encoding polycomb group protein Psc-like isoform X1, with translation MDKHSPKTMMHKDTAAKRSLSKLNSCITCKLCKGYFVDATTIIECLHTFCRSCIVKYLESNKYCPICDVQVHKTKPLLNIRQDKTIQDLVYKVVPRLYHNESKRRKLFYESNPSTKPSICEENVAALYEFILTPEESINLTLNYYACTATPRYLRCSSAVSIAHLKKLISAKYDLTDRHRVDIFYKQEVLSPSWSLMDVAYIHSWKKMGTLDLTYKIYERWAKKPKLEGVDLEKENSTSNSNNWKEVQLRISENGEMSITGIQDALELLDATAKFKSEIVINESKILEDSTEKQSNPTVAEATEQNTCTKDPPVPISTIDTTTTNTPTITTTAIPKSVTIAESQSTAPLSSLFTITVNSAARTSVTSKPSSVLPRSIELSETLNLNSELSVIPLNVNANGVSRSSCGTTTVFSTINKSMCSTKSEESCNLGPPPKTPTDANKELPLNSILKQNNSLKRKMEESEKFASELPTKLPKPTILNHSIGIMSLSNNHPLKKHSSKMNRNGECRHIEIGDKVHNLTASLVTAAQKNITENSPSKPIIINRSPNYLNQLSKGVSLSKIQKNNNSGNVPCYMPKERNGDKEESHEKAEKLCISKPPSHQYQNSHHPPIITPSQLPHHQNLHIRGESTPQTTISMASSDAKSVESSLKATSQNVSDTSTSVKPKPSTPIGYKTLRDPPKSWNSQINSQIAKVNQNAKLANLAGAAAQGRLGGGLKNVRPPKFFKGRNMPRYLGNPASGVKPMYQVQISQDKDKGQETPKGKSEKSEIKKHSIVKIDPKTLRPISEKAPETTSLSNMQSGPHANAELRLNSSGSGDLKINISSVSIFNPLKLQQSSPKSERRSPKSPHSPKVRASANGGSTALISASTTITTSSSTPPLLNALSPKQQRDKISLTTPPNPYIPNLASPTLNPNQFLYPAGGFPSYDPRFMAACHNLWYTQRIAAAAAAGLVPPPLPHGFGLNIGLNPTGSIGQQPSNPGISPKHSSSTKLNNHTSSKANNNGQQNHQLQKAPKKTKEASTGVKNEKSLETALVKLSQSKAKEASVAKADTKRESNKSNTEEEKLPKSSGKTQKLSEKEVCENLTGDAQEESAEAVKDSSNESKSQETENKEPSPVGINDKSETVKILPTLDKEEKSKPLVEETPSEPAQEPPKPEEKDNTTGETAVEEIKESVVKCGDKTEPLESRIETENSVLLTSKNEKETELVSNINSDPKGDKVEERKEEASSDSVSACACDTDESTNVVETPKEPNKKGVEEVSPGDIVVQKEVQTTNGLAAETTEKVSEIQAETLGA, from the exons ATGGACAAACACAGCCCTAAGACTATGATGCACAAGGACACGGCTGCAAAGAGGTCCTTGAGCAAGCTAAATAGTTGCATCACTTGTAAACTGTGCAAGGGCTATTTTGTGGATGCCACCACTATAATCGAATGTTTACATACTT TTTGTCGAAGCTGCATTGTGAAATATTTGGAGTCAAACAAATACTGTCCCATTTGCGATGTGCAAGTACACAAAACAAAACCATTGCTCAACATTCGGCAAGACAAAACTATACAGGACCTTGTTTACAAGGTGGTTCCAAGATTGTATCATA ATGAGTctaaaagaaggaaattgttTTATGAGTCAAATCCTTCTACAAAACCATCAATATGTGAAGAAAATGTGGCTGCTCTCTATGAGTTTATATTGACCCCTGAGGAATCTATTAATCTCACCTTGAATTATTATGCCTGCACTGCAACACCAAG gtacttacgCTGCTCGAGTGCGGTATCAATTGCTCATCTAAAAAAACTCATTAGCGCCAAATACGACCTCACTGATCGTCACAGGGTCGACATCTTTTATAAGCAAGAGGTGCTGTCTCCTTCCTGGTCGCTCATGGATGTGGCTTACATTCATTCATGGAAGAAG ATGGGTACTTTAGATCTGACGTACAAAATTTACGAGCGCTGGGCCAAAAAACCCAAACTCGAGGGTGTGGACCTGGAGAAAGAAAACTCAACTTCTAACAGCAACAATTGGAAAGAGGTGCAGCTGCGGATTAGCGAAAACGGAGAGATGTCTATTACAGGCATACAGGATGCCCTGGAGCTACTAGACGCCACCGCCAAGTTCAAGAGCGAAATTGTGATAAATGAAAGCAAGATTTTGGAAGATTCCACTGAAAAGCAATCAAACCCTACAGTGGCGGAGGCAACAGAGCAAAATACTTGCACGAAAGATCCCCCAGTTCCAATTAGCACAATCGATACTACTACTACCAATACTCCGACCATAACAACAACTGCCATACCGAAATCCGTGACCATTGCGGAAAGTCAGAGTACTGCTCCTTTAAGCTCCCTCTTCACCATAACAGTGAATAGCGCGGCCAGAACGTCTGTGACCTCAAAGCCTTCTTCAGTTTTACCCAGGAGCATAGAACTCAGTGAAACTTTAAACTTGAACAGTGAGTTATCTGTGATTCCTTTAAATGTGAACGCGAACGGTGTATCACGATCTTCCTGCGGTACTACCACCGTATTTAGTACTATTAATAAGAGCATGTGCAGTACCAAATCGGAGGAAAGCTGCAATTTAGG GCCACCACCAAAGACGCCGACAGACGCGAACAAAGAACTGCCACTAAACAGCATATTAAAGCAAAACAATTCTTTAAAACGGAAAATGGAAGAGAGTGAAAAGTTTGCCTCTGAATTGCCCACAAAGCTGCCTAAGCCGACCATCTTAAACCATTCTATTGGTATTATGAGTCTATCGAACAACCATCCTTTAAAGAAGCATTCATCAAAAATGAACCGAAATGGTGAATGTCGACATATAGAAATTGGCGACAAAGTGCATAACTTGACTGCTAGCCTAGTAACGGCtgcccaaaaaaatattacagaaAACAGCCCATCAAAGCCTATAATAATAAACAGGAGCCCGAACTACTTAAATCAGCTCAGTAAGGGTGTGTCACTCAGTAAGATTCAGAAGAATAACAATTCTGGAAACGTGCCATGTTACATGCCCAAGGAGAGGAACGGAGATAAAGAAGAGAGCCATGAGAAGGCTGAG aaGCTCTGCATAAGCAAACCTCCATCCCACCAATATCAAAACTCTCACCACCCTCCTATAATCACCCCCTCTCAACTGCCGCATCAccaaaatttgcatattagAGGTGAATCAACTCCACAGACAACAATTTCTATGGCGAGCTCAGATGCAAAATCAGTAGAAAGCTCTCTGAAGGCCACGTCCCAAAATGTATCCGATACCTCAACTTCGGTAAAACCAAAACCTTCCACCCCGATAGGTTACAAGACTCTTAGGGATCCTCCAAAAAGCTGGAACTCTCAAATCAACTCCCAAATAGCGAAAGTTAATCAGAACGCAAAGCTGGCAAATTTAGCAGGGGCAGCGGCGCAAGGGCGACTGGGAGGTGGCTTAAAAAATGTGCGACCGCCCAAATTTTTCAAGGGGCGTAACATGCCTCGATATCTAGGAAATCCTGCTTCGGGCGTGAAACCCATGTATCAAGTTCAAATTAGCCAAGACAAAGATAAGGGACAAGAGACTCCAAAGGGCAAGTCAGAGAAGAGTGAGATCAAGAAACATTCAATAGTTAAAATCGATCCGAAAACTTTAAGGCCGATTAGTGAGAAGGCACCAGAAACGACCAGTTTAAGCAATATGCAGTCAGGGCCTCATGCGAATGCGGAATTGAG ACTTAATTCCTCCGGTTCCGGCGATTTGAAGATCAACATCAGTTCGGTGTCGATTTTCAACCCGCTTAAGTTGCAGCAGAGCTCACCAAAGAGCGAACGAAGATCTCCGAAAAGTCCGCATTCGCCCAAAGTGAGAGCGAGCGCAAATGGGGGTTCGACGG CACTCATTTCAGCATCAACGACCATTACTACCTCATCTTCTACTCCTCCATTATTAAACGCGCTATCTCCCAAACAACAAAGGGATAAAATCAGCTTAACTACGCCGCCGAATCCCTACATACCGAATTTGGCCAGTCCAACACTGAACCCCAATCAGTTCCTGTATCCAGCGGGGGGCTTTCCCAGTTACGACCCTCGGTTTATGGCAGCTTGTCATAA TTTGTGGTACACTCAACGTATCGCAGCAGCTGCAGCCGCAGGTTTAGTACCTCCTCCCCTCCCACATGGTTTTGGCCTTAATATCGGCCTAAACCCAACCGGCTCAATTGGACAACAGCCGTCCAATCCCGGGATAAGTCCAAAGCATTCAAGTTCTACGAAACTAAACAATCATACCTCTTCGAAAGCTAACAACAACGGGCAACAAAACCATCAACTGCAGAAAGCACCGAAGAAAACGAAAGAGGCTTCGACAGGtgtgaaaaatgaaaagagtTTAGAAACTGCATTGGTAAAGCTGAGTCAGAGCAAAGCCAAAGAAGCGAGTGTTGCTAAGGCTGATACAAAACGGGAATCTAATAAGAGTAACACGGAGGAGGAGAAGCTGCCGAAAAGTTCGGGGAAGACGCAAAAGCTTTCGGAAAAGGAAGTCTGCGAAAATTTGACTGGGGACGCTCAAGAGGAAAGTGCAGAGGCTGTGAAGGATTCTTCAAATGAGAGTAAATCTCAAGAAACAGAGAACAAAGAACCGTCGCCTGTTGGGATCAATGATAAATCAGAAACAG ttaaaatacTTCCAACCCTAGACAAAGAAGAAAAGTCCAAGCCTTTAGTTGAAGAAACTCCATCGGAACCAGCGCAAGAACCTCCAAAACCAGAAGAAAAAGATAACACTACAGGCGAGACAGCTGTTGAGGAAATAAAGGAAAGTGTGGTTAAATGCGGTGACAAAACCGAACCTCTTGAAAGCCGCATCGAAACTGAAAACTCTGTCCTTCTCACTAGCAAAAACGAGAAGGAAACTGAACTAGTGTCAAATATAAATAGTGACCCCAAAGGTGATAAGGTTGAAGAGCGTAAGGAGGAAGCTAGTAGTGATAGTGTTAGTGCCTGTGCGTGTGACACTGACGAGTCGACCAATGTAGTAGAAACACCGAAAGAACCAAACAAAAAAGGTGTGGAAGAGGTAAGTCCAGGGGATATAGTAGTGCAGAAGGAAGTTCAGACTACCAATGGGTTGGCTGCTGAAACGACTGAAAAGGTGTCAGAAATTCAGGCAGAAACACTCGGGGCGTAA